One window of Quercus robur chromosome 12, dhQueRobu3.1, whole genome shotgun sequence genomic DNA carries:
- the LOC126710456 gene encoding hsp70-Hsp90 organizing protein 3-like produces the protein MAEEAKAKGNAAFSAGDFPTAIRHFSEAINLAPTNHVLYSNRSAAYASINKYSEALTDAKKTVELKPDWSKGYSRLGAAHLGLAHYDDAVSAYKKGLEYDPNNEALKSGLADAQASASRSRAGPPPPGNNLFGDAFSGPEMWAKLTADPSTRAYLQQPDFVKMMQEIQKNPSNLNLYLKDQRVMQALGVLLNLKFRTPTSEDTEMPESSPSPSSPPERKRAAEAEPVKVPEPEPKPDPMELTEEEREKKERKAQAVSEKELGNAAYKKKDFDTAIAHYTKAMELDDEDISYLMNRAATYLEMGQYEDCIKDCDKAVERGRELRSDFKMIAKALTRKGSALVKMAKTSKDYEPAIESFQKALTEHRNPDTLKKLNDAEKAKKELEQQEYFDPKVADEEREKGNEYFKQQKYPEAIKHYTESLKRNPKDPRAYSNRAACYTKLGALPEGLKDAEKCIELDPTFSKGYNRKGAVQFFMKEYDKALETYQEGLKHDPSNQELLDGVKRCVEQINKASRGDLTPDELKERQAKGMQDPEIQNILQDPVMRQVLIDFQENPKAAQEHTKNPMVMNKIQKLVSAGIVQIR, from the exons ATGGCTGaagaagccaaagccaaaggcaaCGCGGCCTTCTCAGCCGGCGACTTCCCCACGGCCATACGCCACTTCTCCGAAGCAATCAATCTCGCTCCGACCAACCACGTCCTCTATTCTAACCGATCCGCCGCCTACGCTTCTATCAACAAGTACTCCGAGGCCTTGACCGATGCTAAGAAGACCGTAGAGCTCAAACCCGACTGGTCCAAGGGTTATAGCCGACTTGGCGCGGCTCATCTCGGCTTGGCTCACTACGACGACGCCGTTTCAGCTTACAAGAAAGGTCTCGAATACGACCCTAACAACGAGGCTCTCAAATCCGGCTTAGCCGATGCTCAAGCCTCGGCTTCTCGGTCCCGCGCCGGTCCTCCGCCGCCGGGAAACAATCTCTTCGGCGATGCTTTCTCCGGTCCGGAGATGTGGGCCAAGCTGACTGCGGATCCATCCACTAGGGCTTACCTTCAACAGCCTGATTTCGTGAAGATGATGCAGGAGATCCAGAAAAACCCTAGCAATCTCAACCTTTACCTCAAGGACCAGAGGGTTATGCAAGCCCTAGGGGTTTTGCTTAATCTCAAATTCCGTACGCCTACTTCTGAGGACACGGAGATGCCGGAGTCTTCTCCGTCTCCTTCCTCTCCGCCGGAGAGGAAGAGAGCTGCTGAGGCTGAACCTGTGAAGGTTCCTGAGCCCGAACCCAAGCCGGACCCGATGGAGCTGACGGAGGAAGAGAGGGAGAAGAAGGAGAGGAAGGCGCAGGCGGTGAGTGAGAAGGAATTGGGGAATGCTGCGTATAAGAAGAAGGATTTCGATACGGCCATCGCGCATTATACGAAGGCCATGGAGTTGGATGATGAGGACATTTCATATCTCATGAATCGAGCTGCTACTTATCTCGAAATGGGTCAG TATGAGGATTGTATTAAAGACTGTGACAAGGCTGTTGAAAGGGGAAGAGAGCTTAGATCAGACTTTAAAATGATAGCAAAAGCTTTGACTAGGAAGGGAAGTGCCCTGGTGAAAATGGCAAAAACATCAAAGGACTATGAACCTGCTATTGAGAGTTTCCAGAAAGCTCTCACTGAGCACCGCAACCCAGACACATTGAAGAAACTTAATGATGCTGAAAAAGCAAAGAAGGAACTAGAGCAGCAAGAGTACTTTGATCCAAAAGTAGCTGATGAGGAACGTGAGAAAG GCAATGAGTATTTCAAGCAGCAGAAATATCCAGAGGCTATTAAGCATTACACAGAATCCTTGAAAAGGAACCCAAAAGATCCAAGG GCATATAGCAATAGAGCTGCATGCTACACAAAACTTGGGGCTTTACCAGAGGGATTGAAGGATGCAGAAAAGTGCATTGAGCTTGATCCAACCTTTTCCAAGGGTTATAACAGAAAAGGTGCTGTCCAGTTTTTCATGAAAGAATATGACAAAGCTTTGGAAACATATCAGGAGGGGCTGAAGCATGATCCTAGCAACCAGGAATTGCTTGATGGTGTGAAGAG ATGTGTAGAACAAATTAACAAGGCTAGCCGTGGAGATTTGACACCTGATGAATTGAAGGAGAGACAG GCCAAGGGAATGCAGGACCCTGAAATTCAGAACATCCTCCAAGACCCTGTTATGAGACAG GTGTTGATCGATTTCCAGGAAAATCCCAAGGCTGCTCAAGAACACACAAAGAACCCGATGGTGATGAACAAGATCCAGAAGCTGGTTAGTGCAGGAATTGTTCAGATCAGATGA